The Natronincola ferrireducens nucleotide sequence ACAGTCCTTAAGTGCTACCCAAAAGCATCAACAATCTAAAGATAAATTAAAGAAGCTAGAGGAGGTGCTACAATGGCTGAAAAAGTAAAAAACATTCTTGAAATTATGGAAGAACTTGCCCCTAAGGGATTGGCCATGAAATGGGATAATGTAGGATTATTAGTAGGAAGCTATGAAAACTCAGTGGATAAAATTATGGTATGTCTAGATATTACTGAAGAGGTACTACAGGAGGCTATAGAAAAAAAGGTTAATTTGATTATAGCCCATCATCCTATGATCTTCTCCCCCCTTAAAGTTGTAATAAGAGAAGATTATAAGGGAGCTTTAGTCTTTAAAGCAATTACCAACAACATCAATATTTATGCCACCCATACAAATATGGATATTGCACCAAGGGGACTAAATGATTTTGTGGCGGAGAAATTGAAACTACAAGATGTACATGTTTTAGATATAATCCATAGGGAGAAATTATATAAAATTGTCATATATGTACCTGTAGGACATGAAGATAAGGTGGCGGATGCCCTGAATCAGGCAGGAGCAGGACATATAGGAAACTACAGTCATTGTAGTTTTAGAACAAATGGAACAGGTACTTTTAAACCATTAGAAGGTACCAATCCATTTATTGGGACAATGGGGCAATTAGAGAAAGTACAAGAAATTCGTTTAGAAACAATTGCTTCCCAAAGTTGTCTACAGCAATCAATCAACAATATGATCCAGGCCCATCCCTATGAAGAGGTTGCCTATGATATTATTCCTCTTGATAATGAGAACAATCCAATGGGATTAGGGCGCGTAGGCAAATTGGAAAAACCTATAAAATTAGAAGAATTTATAGACAACATAAAGACTGTTCTTCAGTTGAAGCAAATAAAGTATTCTGGTAATCCTAAAACCTTGGTAAAAAAAATTGCTGTAGTTAACGGTAGTGGAGCCGACTATATAGAGATGGCTAAAAACAAAGGTTGCGATTGTCTTGTAACAGGAGATGTTAAATATCATGATGCCCAGAGGGCTATAGAGCTAGGCATTAATGTTATAGATGCTGGCCATTTTGAAACTGAAATTGTTTTTGTGGATTTGGTTACACAATATTTAAAGAAACAAATGAAGGAAAGAGACATAGATGTAGAAGTGATTTCATCTAGCACAAACATAAATCCATTTAATATACTATAATAGAAGG carries:
- a CDS encoding Nif3-like dinuclear metal center hexameric protein, whose translation is MAEKVKNILEIMEELAPKGLAMKWDNVGLLVGSYENSVDKIMVCLDITEEVLQEAIEKKVNLIIAHHPMIFSPLKVVIREDYKGALVFKAITNNINIYATHTNMDIAPRGLNDFVAEKLKLQDVHVLDIIHREKLYKIVIYVPVGHEDKVADALNQAGAGHIGNYSHCSFRTNGTGTFKPLEGTNPFIGTMGQLEKVQEIRLETIASQSCLQQSINNMIQAHPYEEVAYDIIPLDNENNPMGLGRVGKLEKPIKLEEFIDNIKTVLQLKQIKYSGNPKTLVKKIAVVNGSGADYIEMAKNKGCDCLVTGDVKYHDAQRAIELGINVIDAGHFETEIVFVDLVTQYLKKQMKERDIDVEVISSSTNINPFNIL